The following are from one region of the Bacillus methanolicus MGA3 genome:
- a CDS encoding MerR family transcriptional regulator, with protein MANDLSYKTRKVITIGIVSELTGLSERQIRYYEERKLIFPERTEGGNRKYSFADVEQLIEIANKREEGIQTYEIRQEMLKAKEKRKEVDRKVRDQMLRGQINARFGIQKELK; from the coding sequence ATGGCGAATGATCTTTCATATAAAACAAGAAAAGTAATCACGATAGGGATCGTCAGTGAACTGACAGGATTATCAGAACGGCAAATTCGATACTATGAGGAAAGAAAACTTATTTTTCCAGAACGAACGGAAGGAGGCAACAGAAAATATTCCTTTGCTGATGTAGAACAGCTTATAGAAATTGCTAATAAACGGGAAGAGGGTATTCAAACATATGAAATCAGGCAGGAAATGCTAAAAGCAAAAGAAAAGAGAAAAGAAGTGGACAGAAAGGTGCGTGATCAAATGCTGCGAGGGCAAATAAACGCAAGGTTTGGTATTCAAAAAGAATTGAAATAA
- a CDS encoding DUF6597 domain-containing transcriptional factor: MRYEERRPDVKLQPFVKWFWYLERTYAEPDSREIIWPDGCHEMIFHFGLCPFPKKSQTLN, encoded by the coding sequence ATGCGATACGAAGAAAGACGGCCAGATGTAAAATTGCAGCCTTTTGTTAAGTGGTTTTGGTATTTAGAGCGGACTTATGCAGAGCCCGATTCAAGGGAGATTATCTGGCCTGACGGCTGCCATGAGATGATTTTTCATTTTGGACTATGCCCATTTCCTAAAAAATCCCAAACATTAAATTAG
- a CDS encoding ABC transporter ATP-binding protein — translation MKNLIIETRNLSKKFGSFTAVDNIDLSVPKGKIYGFLGPNGAGKSTTIRMLLGLIKPSKGSVHLFGKPIDTNRMEILKKVGSLVETPSYYGHLTAYENLEITRKILEVDKKEIDRVLDIVKLSDVKNKLVKKYSLGMKQRLGIAQALLGKPELLILDEPTNGLDPAGIQEIRHLIKTLPEKTGMTVLVSSHILSEIELIANHVGIIHKGKLIFQGTIDELRARGESHIIVGASPIHEAANFLKEGGYSIKVRETEIIVENHSVNPAQINRELVLSKFDVYYLSEKKETLEQIFLNITGKEDGR, via the coding sequence ATGAAGAATTTGATTATTGAAACAAGGAATCTTTCAAAGAAGTTTGGAAGTTTTACGGCAGTAGACAATATTGATTTAAGTGTACCTAAGGGCAAAATTTACGGTTTTCTTGGTCCGAATGGAGCCGGAAAGTCCACAACCATTCGAATGCTTCTTGGTTTAATCAAGCCGTCAAAGGGCAGTGTCCACTTGTTCGGTAAACCAATTGACACGAACAGAATGGAGATTCTCAAAAAAGTTGGATCTTTGGTGGAAACCCCTTCTTATTACGGTCATTTAACGGCATATGAAAACCTTGAGATTACAAGAAAAATTCTTGAGGTTGATAAAAAAGAGATTGATAGAGTTTTAGACATTGTGAAACTCTCAGATGTTAAAAATAAGCTGGTAAAAAAATATTCGTTAGGAATGAAGCAGCGTCTTGGTATTGCCCAGGCTCTTCTTGGAAAGCCTGAACTGCTGATTCTGGACGAACCGACAAACGGCCTTGATCCGGCAGGAATTCAAGAGATACGCCATTTAATTAAAACTTTGCCAGAAAAAACGGGAATGACAGTATTGGTGTCAAGCCATATCTTAAGTGAAATCGAGCTGATTGCGAATCATGTTGGAATTATCCATAAAGGAAAACTAATCTTTCAGGGAACAATTGATGAACTTCGTGCAAGAGGAGAGTCGCATATTATTGTCGGAGCAAGTCCGATCCACGAGGCTGCAAATTTTTTGAAAGAAGGAGGATATTCCATAAAGGTGAGAGAGACAGAAATTATTGTGGAAAATCATTCCGTCAATCCTGCACAAATTAACAGAGAACTTGTTCTTAGTAAATTCGATGTTTATTACCTGAGCGAAAAGAAAGAGACGCTCGAGCAAATTTTTTTGAATATTACTGGAAAGGAGGACGGGAGATGA
- a CDS encoding alpha/beta-type small acid-soluble spore protein: MAKKNKILVPEAREGLDQLKAKISGAKNPDEAKFEIAEEAGIPLEKGYNGNLTAQQAGKIGGNIGGSMVRELIKMAEQSLVNKQKE, from the coding sequence TTGGCAAAGAAAAACAAAATTCTCGTTCCGGAAGCAAGAGAAGGACTCGATCAGCTAAAAGCAAAAATCAGCGGGGCAAAAAATCCCGATGAAGCAAAGTTTGAAATTGCAGAAGAGGCTGGAATACCTCTTGAAAAAGGATATAATGGCAACCTGACTGCCCAGCAAGCAGGAAAAATTGGAGGAAATATTGGTGGCAGCATGGTTCGCGAACTTATAAAAATGGCTGAGCAAAGCTTAGTAAATAAGCAGAAAGAATAG
- a CDS encoding ABC transporter permease, with translation MRFLNLVTTDFLKQKRGLIWLFLSVIPLGTTSAMFLDMYIRYDDYLYFRAQEKGISSWEMLLLENHLVLNWGLFLPVFVAVISAIIHYTETKQGAWKSLLSLPVSRTSAFLSKFLVIVFFGCLLIILNSLGLFLVGKIIDFPEPFAADLYMKYVFYQFAGILGAAAIHNWLSLLLKNQIHAILIGFLGMIISTILLYQAPKLKGFSPYLYPYFAYSLEGNEQAAAIVGGVLSCAVFLSIGIFEFRRRDIL, from the coding sequence ATGAGGTTCTTAAATCTGGTAACAACTGACTTTCTCAAGCAAAAAAGAGGGCTCATTTGGTTGTTTTTATCCGTGATTCCGCTCGGAACGACTTCTGCCATGTTTTTGGATATGTACATCAGATACGATGATTACCTATATTTCCGGGCGCAGGAAAAAGGGATTTCATCGTGGGAAATGCTTCTCCTCGAAAATCATTTAGTCTTAAATTGGGGGCTGTTTTTGCCAGTGTTCGTAGCTGTAATCAGTGCTATTATCCATTATACAGAAACAAAACAAGGCGCCTGGAAGAGTCTATTAAGTTTGCCGGTTTCCAGAACATCAGCGTTTCTCTCAAAATTTTTGGTCATTGTTTTTTTCGGCTGCCTATTGATAATTTTGAATTCGCTTGGTCTTTTTCTTGTTGGAAAAATCATTGATTTTCCGGAGCCGTTTGCAGCCGATCTGTACATGAAATATGTTTTTTACCAATTTGCCGGTATTCTCGGTGCAGCAGCCATTCATAATTGGTTAAGTTTACTGTTGAAAAATCAAATCCATGCTATTTTGATCGGATTTCTCGGTATGATCATTTCAACCATTCTATTATATCAAGCCCCTAAATTGAAGGGATTTTCACCTTATCTTTATCCCTATTTTGCTTATTCGCTAGAGGGAAATGAGCAAGCTGCAGCTATCGTTGGCGGAGTTTTGTCTTGTGCCGTCTTTTTATCAATAGGAATTTTTGAATTTAGAAGAAGGGATATTTTATGA
- the pstA gene encoding phosphate ABC transporter permease PstA: MKARTVNNIWTGILYAIAVSVIALLLFLVSEIIIKGWGFWDFNFLFGRPSNTQAGGGIGPQLFNSFYMLILTLLISVPLGLGAGIYLAEYAKKGPFLNFVRLCIETMASLPSIVVGLFGLLVFVTMTGWGYTVLGGALVITILNLPGLTRVCENAISDVPANVKEASLGLGATRWQTLVKIVIPSALPQIITGIILAAGRIFGEAAALIYTAGLTTPFLNTSASLSSPVNPFNIFRPAETLAVHIWKLNSEGIVPDAKLIATKSAAVLIVMVLLFNIIARFAAAKLHNYFTGNVKVRKQKNIKKIRFI, translated from the coding sequence ATGAAAGCAAGGACTGTTAATAATATATGGACAGGTATACTTTATGCTATTGCCGTATCTGTAATAGCGCTGCTGCTATTTTTAGTATCAGAAATTATCATTAAAGGCTGGGGTTTTTGGGATTTTAATTTTTTATTTGGAAGACCTAGCAATACACAAGCAGGCGGCGGGATTGGACCACAATTATTCAACTCATTTTATATGCTTATTCTGACATTATTGATTTCAGTTCCTTTAGGATTGGGAGCAGGCATTTATTTGGCTGAGTATGCAAAAAAAGGTCCATTTTTAAATTTTGTACGATTATGTATTGAAACAATGGCTTCTCTTCCATCTATTGTAGTCGGTTTGTTTGGTTTACTTGTATTTGTAACAATGACAGGCTGGGGTTACACAGTATTGGGAGGAGCCCTAGTCATCACTATTTTGAATCTTCCAGGTTTGACTCGTGTATGCGAAAATGCTATTTCAGATGTTCCTGCTAATGTAAAAGAAGCTAGTCTCGGATTGGGAGCGACTAGATGGCAAACGCTTGTCAAAATTGTAATTCCTTCAGCTTTACCTCAAATTATTACGGGTATAATTTTGGCTGCAGGGAGAATTTTTGGAGAAGCAGCTGCTCTCATTTACACAGCAGGCTTAACAACTCCATTTTTAAACACAAGTGCCAGTCTTTCTAGTCCAGTGAACCCATTTAATATATTTCGTCCTGCAGAGACATTGGCAGTCCATATTTGGAAATTAAATTCAGAGGGCATTGTCCCTGATGCCAAATTAATCGCTACTAAATCAGCTGCAGTTCTTATTGTTATGGTATTATTGTTTAATATCATAGCCAGATTCGCAGCTGCAAAACTTCATAATTACTTTACAGGTAACGTTAAAGTGCGTAAGCAAAAAAACATAAAAAAGATAAGATTCATTTAA
- a CDS encoding DUF2971 domain-containing protein yields MSVIKEIDEKLSKQFWEFMGEIIRDTNQTKKVLYHYTSLDRFMGMIENNNLWMSKGNFLNDSSELIYIEKIANDTIKKLEDRIIEKYGNSESEALLRIDFLKQLRVAIEKFIHDITIDDFEVYVLSLTQNQDSLTLWYHYSKGDGYNIGFSTDALIDKMNAVKKRIEHEFNLFYGKVIYDNDQQEKMLIESLIRSFDCIYQFKDRFRFEELAENLHHHFFSVIVSFSIFFKHESFRNEEEYRIALTRRRERKHETEVLFRARNGIIIPYIQIYFAEKLPVRHVTIGPKNNIGIAKNGVEYYLRNKGYNLDEITVSKSVATLRY; encoded by the coding sequence ATGTCTGTTATAAAAGAGATTGACGAGAAGTTATCCAAGCAGTTCTGGGAGTTCATGGGGGAAATAATTCGAGATACCAACCAGACAAAGAAGGTGCTTTACCACTATACAAGCCTGGATCGCTTTATGGGAATGATCGAAAACAATAACCTCTGGATGTCCAAAGGAAATTTTCTTAATGATTCAAGCGAACTTATTTATATTGAAAAAATTGCTAATGATACGATAAAAAAGCTCGAGGACCGGATTATCGAAAAGTATGGAAACAGCGAATCTGAAGCTTTGCTAAGAATCGATTTTCTGAAGCAATTAAGGGTTGCAATCGAAAAATTTATTCATGATATAACCATTGATGACTTTGAAGTTTATGTACTCTCTTTAACGCAAAATCAGGATTCATTGACTCTCTGGTACCATTATTCTAAAGGAGACGGCTATAATATTGGCTTTTCGACAGATGCATTGATTGATAAGATGAATGCGGTGAAAAAAAGAATTGAACATGAATTCAACCTTTTTTATGGAAAAGTTATTTATGATAATGATCAACAGGAAAAAATGTTAATAGAATCATTAATCCGTTCATTTGATTGTATTTATCAATTTAAAGACCGTTTTCGTTTTGAAGAATTGGCTGAAAATTTGCATCATCATTTTTTTTCGGTTATCGTGTCTTTTTCGATCTTTTTTAAGCACGAATCGTTTCGAAATGAAGAGGAGTATCGGATTGCTTTGACAAGAAGAAGAGAAAGGAAACACGAAACCGAAGTACTTTTTAGAGCAAGAAATGGAATTATTATTCCTTATATTCAGATTTATTTTGCTGAAAAACTTCCTGTTCGACATGTTACCATCGGGCCGAAAAATAATATTGGGATTGCTAAAAATGGTGTTGAATATTATTTGAGAAATAAAGGCTACAATTTGGATGAAATTACTGTCAGCAAATCAGTAGCCACATTAAGGTATTAG
- the ltrA gene encoding group II intron reverse transcriptase/maturase: MLMELILSRENLLTALKRVEQNKGSHGVDGMPAKDLRRHLYENWDSIRQSLREGTYKPLPVRRVEIPKPNGGVRLLGIPTVTDRFIQQAMAQVLTRIFDPTFSEHSYGFRPSRRGHDAVRKAKGYIKEGYRWVVDIDLEKFFDKVNHDKLMGILAKTIEDRILLKLIRRYLQSGVMINGVVMETDMGTPQGGPLSPLLSNIMLHELDKELEKRGHKFVRYADDCNIYVKTKKAGIRVMNSITNFIEKELKLKVNKEKSAVDRPWKRKFLGFSFTPNKTPKIRMAKESVKRFKNKIREITSRSKPYRMEERIEKLNMYLMGWCGYFALADTPSKFKEFDEWIRRRLRMCLWKEWKTPKTRIRKLRALGVPSHKAIEWGNTRKKYWRIACSPILHKTLDNSYWSQQGLRSLFERYHFLRHT; this comes from the coding sequence ATGTTGATGGAACTGATTTTGTCACGGGAAAATCTCCTAACGGCATTAAAACGAGTTGAACAGAATAAAGGAAGTCACGGAGTAGATGGCATGCCCGCAAAAGACCTACGGAGACACCTCTATGAAAACTGGGACTCCATTCGACAGTCGTTAAGAGAGGGAACCTACAAACCCTTACCCGTTCGTCGAGTCGAAATCCCGAAACCGAACGGCGGAGTAAGACTTCTAGGTATCCCCACCGTGACTGATCGTTTCATTCAACAAGCGATGGCCCAAGTGTTAACGAGAATCTTCGATCCGACCTTCTCTGAACATAGCTACGGCTTTCGCCCAAGCCGCAGAGGACATGACGCGGTCAGGAAAGCAAAGGGCTATATCAAAGAAGGATATCGCTGGGTGGTCGATATAGACTTAGAGAAATTCTTTGACAAGGTGAACCACGACAAACTGATGGGGATCTTGGCGAAAACGATCGAAGATCGGATTTTACTTAAGTTAATCCGCCGGTATCTTCAATCAGGCGTGATGATAAATGGAGTGGTAATGGAAACAGACATGGGAACGCCACAAGGTGGACCGCTTAGTCCACTATTATCAAACATCATGCTTCACGAGTTGGACAAGGAACTTGAGAAACGTGGACATAAATTTGTACGGTACGCGGATGACTGTAATATCTACGTGAAAACAAAGAAAGCAGGAATTCGTGTCATGAACTCCATTACTAACTTTATCGAGAAGGAATTAAAGCTCAAGGTAAATAAAGAGAAATCGGCGGTAGACCGTCCTTGGAAACGGAAGTTTCTCGGTTTTAGCTTTACACCAAACAAAACACCCAAGATACGGATGGCGAAAGAAAGTGTGAAACGATTCAAGAACAAGATCCGTGAAATCACATCCAGATCCAAACCGTATCGAATGGAGGAAAGAATTGAGAAACTGAACATGTACCTAATGGGATGGTGTGGATATTTTGCCTTGGCAGATACACCAAGCAAGTTCAAAGAATTTGATGAATGGATAAGACGAAGACTTCGAATGTGTTTATGGAAAGAGTGGAAAACGCCGAAAACAAGAATTCGGAAACTTAGAGCATTAGGTGTTCCAAGTCATAAAGCAATCGAGTGGGGCAATACACGCAAGAAATACTGGCGGATTGCCTGCAGTCCCATTCTACACAAAACCCTCGATAACTCCTACTGGAGTCAACAAGGGTTAAGAAGTCTATTCGAGAGATATCATTTTCTACGTCATACTTAA
- a CDS encoding VOC family protein, producing MITKIATAAVYVEDQQKAKAFWTEKVGFEVFRETPMGPGGSWLEVGPKGAETALVLYPKAMMKGWEQMKPSIVFVCDDIQSTYEKMKANGVQFEGEPKQMQWGTFVTFLDEDGNTFVLKG from the coding sequence ATGATAACAAAAATAGCAACTGCCGCAGTTTATGTGGAAGACCAGCAAAAAGCAAAAGCATTTTGGACGGAAAAAGTCGGATTTGAAGTATTTCGCGAAACTCCAATGGGCCCGGGCGGCAGCTGGCTCGAAGTAGGACCAAAAGGAGCCGAAACAGCACTTGTCCTCTACCCGAAAGCAATGATGAAAGGCTGGGAGCAAATGAAGCCATCGATCGTTTTTGTGTGTGATGATATACAGTCCACTTATGAAAAAATGAAGGCAAATGGAGTCCAATTCGAAGGAGAACCGAAGCAAATGCAATGGGGAACTTTTGTGACATTTCTCGATGAGGACGGAAACACATTTGTATTAAAAGGATAA
- a CDS encoding ABC transporter permease: MLKVLKIEWYKLRRTKLILTATFLPLLAVFQGRLFALSKEGTEPNLWGTMYIGTMSQYTWLLFPILITVVIAIMARMEHSNNNWKQLLSLPVKRESVYLSKLIICLIIIFYSIFVLIAGMVLAGISIRANGPVPIEMIVKRPLISAIASLPIISLQFYLSYRFSHFGIPLVAGIGMSLPSMLIANSEKYWIFYPWTYPIVSGLTEIFGTDGKGPIMYAVCFVSFFVLILFGFHQFRKKDIF, encoded by the coding sequence ATGTTAAAAGTACTTAAAATAGAATGGTATAAATTAAGGCGAACAAAGTTAATTCTTACGGCAACATTTCTTCCGCTTCTAGCCGTTTTTCAAGGCAGGTTATTTGCTTTATCTAAGGAAGGAACTGAACCAAACTTATGGGGGACGATGTACATAGGAACTATGTCCCAATATACATGGCTTCTTTTTCCAATCCTTATTACCGTTGTTATCGCGATTATGGCAAGAATGGAACACAGCAATAACAACTGGAAACAGCTTTTATCTTTGCCTGTAAAAAGAGAATCTGTCTATTTGTCAAAATTAATCATCTGTCTAATAATTATTTTTTATAGTATCTTCGTTTTGATAGCGGGAATGGTTTTAGCTGGAATTTCAATCAGGGCAAACGGGCCAGTACCAATTGAAATGATTGTTAAAAGGCCGCTTATATCTGCTATTGCTTCACTTCCTATTATTTCGCTGCAATTTTATTTAAGCTATCGCTTCTCTCATTTTGGAATTCCGCTTGTAGCAGGGATAGGAATGAGTTTGCCTTCGATGCTGATTGCCAACTCAGAAAAGTATTGGATTTTTTACCCATGGACCTATCCGATTGTAAGCGGATTGACCGAGATATTTGGAACAGACGGAAAAGGGCCGATCATGTATGCAGTTTGTTTTGTATCGTTTTTTGTGCTCATATTGTTTGGTTTTCATCAGTTTAGAAAAAAAGATATATTTTAG